Genomic DNA from Pseudomonas sp. CCC3.1:
AGTGCTCAACGACTTTGATCAGTGGTTATCTCGGTCTGGAAAACGTTACCTGCACCTCGATTCCGGAGGTGAAAATTACGACGGCTTCATCGTTGACGCTGATCGGCTGGAAGAAATCATTGATTTGGCGGGTCGTGCTGGCCTCAACGTCAGCCTCGAGCATTTTTAACGCGGATATCCATCTGCTGATTCCAGATACGGACGACTGACTATGCCGATACGCAAACTGACCCACGATGACCTGCCTTGCGCCAGCAACCTGTGCATGGATGCATTCATGCAGGCCGTTGCGCCTTCGCTGTCGGCGCAGGGCGTAGAAACATTCGCCAAGGTAGCAGCAGCGCAAGCGTTCGCCGAACGAATGGAGGGTAACCTGATACTGGTCTGTGTTGAGGATGGAACGATTACCGGGTTGATCGAACTCAAGGAAGGGCGCCACGTGGCGATGCTGTTTGTTGCGCCGGGCTGGCAGCGTAACGGCATCGGCATGCGCTTGATGAGAGCGGCAATGGAGCACACCAGAGGAGAGGTAGTGACGGTCAAGGCATCATTGTCTTCGGTAGCCGCTTACGAAAAGTATGGATTCGTCCTGTCAGGGGACGTGGGAGAGTTCGCGGGTCTGGTCTATCAGCCGATGGAGAAACGGTTGCCTTTAATGTCCTAAGATTTGCCCAAAATCGGACGGCGTAATTTCGCTAAGCGATGGCTTTTTGACATATCGTAATGTTAGCCCATAATAATCTTGATAATTTATTAACGAGGAAAAAATCATGAAAGCAACTTTGCTCCTTCATATTATGATTTTATTTCTCTTGAATGGTTGTCAAGCAACATCTGAAGTTGTTAGTGAAGGCGGTGTAGCTGAGCCTAACGCAGGCTATGGAGTAAATACAGGCGCAGTCGACAATAGTGAACCCGGGGTTATTCGGCCAGCTACTGATGTTGCCCATGGGGTTGTTAAAGTTTTGTTTGCAACAAACAGAAAACAGCTGGGCTCAGAGAACTGTGCAGAGGCATATAGTGGTCGTCGAGGCAGTTTTGGTGATACTAAATACGGGTATTGCATGGTCTCTATTCCGGTTGGACATGAAGTTGGTGTGATTGAGGAAAGGAGGTGGTATCAGTTAAAGGAGGATCCTGACAGGCATGTGATGCTCTTGGACGGACAAACGATCAGTAAGCAAGAATTTGATAAATTGCTTGATTTGGGATTGGTTAATAAGTCGGATTCTACTTTGCTGTTTGTGCACGGCTACAACGTCAGTTTTGCTGATGCCGCAAAGCGCACCGCGCAAATGGCTTATGATTTAAAGTTCTCTGGTGTTCCCTTGTTTTTTAGCTGGCCCGCAAATGGCAAGGTGCTTTCGTATGCTGCTGATGAGGCCAGCATCGAATGGTCAGAGCCTGCATTTTATAATTTCCTTGTCGATCATCTTTCTAACCCTAAGATAAAAAAGACTTTTCTAATTGCGCATAGCATGGGAAATAGAGCAGTTTTGAGTTCGTTGGCGCGCTTAAAACTTGAGCATCCTAATTTGCGTTATAAACTGAAAGAGGTCGTCTTGGCTGCCCCAGATGTGGACGCTGAACAGTTTGTCGACATCATTATCCCGAAAATAGCTGACTCTAAGGCGCCGGTTACTTTGTATGCTTCGAATAGAGACATGGCTTTGCTGACTTCCAAGAGGCTTCATTTTTATGAGCGCGCTGGTGATGTACCAGTGGTTATAAAAGTATATGGCGGCGTGGAGTTTATCGATGCGAGCGCTGTTAAGACGGATTTCTTAAATCATTCTTATGTGTCGGAGTCTAAATCCGTTATAAATGACATTCTTGATTTGTTCGGTGGGAATCGTCCTGCTAATAGAAGTGGTTTGCGTGTAAGGGAAACCCAGGTGGGGCAATATTGGGAAATCAAGTAATTACAGTATGAATGTCAGAAGTTGGAGAGCTACCGATGATCAAACGATCAGAACAAGGTTGCTGTCCGAGAAGTGGATAATCGAATACTACCAGGATGGCAATCAGCCCCCCGGTAATGATTGTTCTCTGGTTTATTGATCGCTTATGCCCCGTAGTGTGTTGAATCTTGATTCACGCCACCCAACCTCACTCACCCTGCGTCCTATCCACCAGACGCAGGCTATTCCTGCCTCCGCGTTTGGAGGCGTACAGGGCGGCGTCTCCCTGCTCGATCAGTTCACTAAGGCTGGTGGGTGGGCGGTCAAACAGTTCGGCGCCGATGCTCAGGGTCACCGCTTGCGGGGTGGCGAATGTGTGTGAGGTTGCGAGGTAAAACGGGTCGCGCAGGGCACTGCCCAGGGCCTCAATGCTCTCACTTGAGGCGTTGCTCAACAGGATCACGAACTCGTCGCCGCCCAAGCGTGCGGCCAGTGCGCCTTTTGGGAGTACTGCACGAATGATTTCGCTCAATGTCACCAGTAGCCGGTCGCCCGCCGTATGGCCAAACAAGTCGTTGATCAGTTTGAAGTTGTCGATGTCGATCAGTAGCAAGGCTCCCGGTTGCGTGGGCGAGACCCCGTTCAACAAGGGCGGGGCACGCATTTCGAGGGCGCGGCGGTTGTACAGAGCGGTCAATGGATCACGGGCGGCCAGCCTGGCAATGAGTTTTTCGCGCCGGTAGCGCTCGGTCCCGGTCATCGATAATGCGATCAGCATGATTGCCATGGACCCTTCGACCAGTGAAATCTGAATGATCTCGCCCCTGAACGCCGCCAGGTCGATCAGTTCACCGGGTATCACTGCGGTTAACGCTTTGGCGAGATAAAACAGCCCATGGATCAACAGCACATAACGCAACTGCACGGCCCCCACGCTCAACGATTTACCGTGAGGGCGCAGCAGCCAACTGGCTTTGAGGGTCAGCACGGCCACTAGCAGTGAGTTGGCCAGTAGCATGATTCGCGACCATGACGGCTCATTCGGGATCAGCAGCAGCGCGGGCCAGATAACGAACGTCAGGTACCAGCCCCGTGACAGGCGCGCCTGGGTGAAGCGCGCCACGCCCAGCAGAAACAGCCAGTGGGCAACCACCAGCAGGCCATTGGCGAACCAGATGCCGATCAACAGCAGCCCGCTGCTGCGCAACAGCGCCAAGGTCGAGCCCACGGCAATCGTTGCAAAACCCGCGCTCCAGCACAGCAGCGAAGGTTCGCGGACGCTGCGCCATTCAATGGCCAGATAAAACGCGGCGGCAGCGGCCAGTGCGATGCTGAGGGTCAATAAGGTGAGGGGGTCGAGCGCCATAAAATGTTCGGTTTGTCTGATAGGCAGGAATGATGGCAATTGTATGCGCATTCACTCACCCTGCGGCACGGACTTATAGACGCGTTGCCCGTCGCGCCATCACCAGCGCCAAGACTGGCGCCAGAGCAAACAGTCCAAACAACCATTGCGCCGCGTTGGCGATGCCCACACTGTCGGTTGCATCATTAATCCCTGCCATGTTGGCGATCACGCCTGCCAATGCCGCGCCCATTGCCATGGCGAACAGTTGCAGGGTGGTAATCGACGCGGCGGCCGTGTCTTTATCGCGCTCCGAAGCCACTTGCAGGATGCGCGTGAGCAGGTGCGGCCAACCCAGGCCTATGCCAAATCCCACCAGGAAGAGCCCGATGCAGATAGGCGCCAGGTGTGTCCATTCGCCCAGGCTTGCCATGGGTGTGGTGATTGCCAGCATCACCAACCCGCAAAGGATAAACAGCGGCCCCGCGAGAATGGCACGCTGCGTGTTGCGGCCCGCCCAGCCGGAGCTGAGGATTTCGGCAACGGTCCAGCCTGCGGCCATTAATGCAGTCATGTAGCCGGCAATCAATGGCGACTGCCCATGCAGGTGTTGCAGAAAGTACGGCATGAAGATCTCGCTGCTCATGCCGATCACCAACAGGCAGGTGGTGGCGTAGAGCGCGCACAGCGGCGTGCTGAATTTAAAGGCGTCTTTAGGCAGAAGACGAACCGTGGCGCTGGATTCGTGACGAATCAGCACAAACACCAGAACCGCACAGGCCGCGATGCCCAGCAAGTTCCAACTCGGCAGCGACGAAACGCTGCCAGAACACACCGCCAGCACCGCAGCGGCCAACAGTACGAGTTGCATCACAGGCAGGCGACTTTGAGTGACTGGCGCAGTGTCGCGTGGCGGCAGCGCGCGGTGGGTGAGGACGATGTACGCAAGGCTGATCGGTACCATCGAGCCAAAGGCCAGACGCCAAGCGTCCATTTCAGCGAACACGCCGCCCACCGCCGGCCCGACCAGTGTCGCGACGCCCCACATGCCTGACACCAGTGCCATTGCACGTGGCCACAGACGCTCTTCGAATACCAGTTGGATCATCGAGTAACACAAGGCCAGCAATATCCCGCCGCCCAGTCCCTGAATCAGCCGTCCCGCCAGCATCACCGGCATGCTCGGCGCCAATGCGCAGATCAATACACCGACCATAAACACCAACGTAGCGATTGTGTAAGCCAGGCGCGGGCCTGTGCGTTGCAGCAGCTTGGAGGTAAGCGCGGAACCCAGGATCGAGGCCACCACATACAACGTGGTGCTCCACGCATAGAGTTCCAGCCCGCCGATCTCGGCGACCACTGACGGCAAAATGGTGGTCGCGATATAGGTGTTGGTCGCATAGAGCGCTATGCCACCTGAGAGCGCGATGGAGCGGGCCGCATTCTCGCCGAGGAGTAACTCTCCCCAGTTGCTGTCTTGGGTTTGCATCAGTGATTCCTTGTTCTGATTTTGCTGGTTTAAAACCTGGCGAATTGCATCAAAGGCAGGGTTGAGTTAATTTGCCAAGCAATTGCTTTGAATATTGCGACGAGGCTAAATATTTTGTCAAGAAATGACTTGGAAAATTCGCCAGCTTCCCCGGCAGATCGTTTGCTGCATCTGCTCAAGACGCGCGGTCCGCAGTTGGCCAGTGATGCGGGCGAGTTCCTGGGGACGACAGGCGAAGCTGCGCGTCAGCAACTCGTGAAACTGGCGGCGGGCGGTCTGGTGCAAGCCCACTCAGAGGCGCGCGGAGTCGGGCGCCCGACGCAAGTCTGGCACTTGACGGCGGCGGGGCATGCGCGCTTTCCTGACACGCACTCGGAACTGACGGTGCAACTGTTGCAGACGGTGCGCGAGACCTTCGGCGAGGACGCCATTGACCGCTTGATCGATGTCCGTGAACGTCAGACCCAGGCGTTGTATGAGCGGGAGATGGAAGGGTTGGTGGACTTGAAAGCGCGAGTCGAGCGATTGGCGCAGTTGCGTACGCGCGAAGGCTACATGGCCCAATGCAGCGAACAGCCGGATGGCGCCTTGATCCTGGTGGAGAACCATTGCCCGATCTGTGCCGCGGCCACCGCCTGTCAGGGCTTTTGCCGCGCAGAGTTGCAGGTCTTCGAGCACGTATTGCGGGCTAAAGTCGAGCGCGTGGAGCATATCCAGTTGGGTGCCCGACGCTGTGCCTATCGCATTGCTTGATCACAACGCACTTCAATTTGCTGGAGCACCTGTACATGGATGTCATCAACGCCACCGCTATCGAAACCGCTGAACGAGAGTACTTGCGCGCTCGCGTGCGCAACGTGGGTCAAATAGAGGGCAATCCGTACGGAGCCCGCATTTTTGCTAACGGCGCCTTTCCCTGTTTTCAGGTGAAAGCAGCCCCCAGTCCGATGTTCAATCGCATCCATGGCGATGTCTCGGCAGAGCCGCAAGCCATGGTCGACCTGCTACAGCAGAACGCTGCTTATTCGGTGGTTACGCCGCTCTTTGGAGCGGTCTCATCGCTTGAGCCGTTCATGTCTGTCGCAGGCCGTCGACTGGAGCGATTGAAGGGCTGGACGCACATGCAGTTAGCGTGTGCCATCGAACACGCAACACTGGGTCAGCACGCGTTCGACATTCAAGAGGCCACGCCGCAAAGCCTGCTCGCTTTTACAGAAGTCCATGCGAGCGGGTTCCATACCAAGCCCGCTCAACGTGCTGCCAGTCAGGCCTCATTCGGCAATTTGCACACAAACGACGCGTTGAAAATTTATGTCATTCAAGAGGCGGACAAGGTGGTGGCAGGTGCTTCGCTGTATCTTGCCAGCAACGGTGTGGCTTACCTGGGGACTGCGGTGACTCAAAAGGGGATGCGCGGTCGCGGGTTTCACGCAGCGCTTATCGCTCACCGCATAGCGCAAGCCAGAGAACAGGGCGCCGTAACAGTCGCGGCAACAGCGTTGGCCTCCTCGCAAAGTCGGCGAAATTTGCAGCGTGCAGGCCTGCACGTTTCTCACGCTCAATCACTCTATCGTCTATTGGAAAACTGAAGGTTTACTGCATGACCCAATACGCCAAAATCCGCTCCGCAGTTGCCAGCGATGAAGCCCAGATTCGCATCTGTGCTGAACATGCCTATACGCAATATATTGCTGCCATAGGCCGTAAACCCGCCCCGATGCTCGCGGATTTTGCGGCGCAGATTGCAGCGGGCCAGGTGCATGTTTGCGTCGATGAACACGATGACTTGCAAGGGTTTATCGTGTTCTTTGTCGTTGGCCAGCACATGTTTCTCGAAAATGTAGCGGTTTCAACTAAGGGGCAGGGCAAAGGTATCGGCAAGGCGCTGGTTCAGTTTTGCGAGACGCAGGCGCAACAACTGCGCCTGCACAGCGTTCTCCTTTATACCAATGCAAAGATGACCGCCAATTTGGCCATCTACCCGCGTCTCGGTTACGTCGAAATCGATCGCCGCCTGGAAGAGGGTTTTGATCGGGTCTATTTCGAGAAGCGCTTTAGCTAACCTGCTCCCACAGAGGCAGAGATCGCTAATGTGAACAACATGGCCGCATTTACTTCGAAAACACCACCGGCACCGTGAACCGCAGCTTGCTGCCTTCCGGTGGACGTGGCACTGGCGAGGCGCGGTTGATCATCTCCAGTGTCGCGTTGTCGAGGTCGCTAAAACCGGCAGAACGGATAACGCTCGCGCTCAAGACCTTGCCGTTGCTGTCGATTTCAAAACGCAGGTAAGCCACGCCGCGGTCACCGCGATCACGGGCGTTCTGCGGGTAGCGTTTGAAACGCTCCAGGTGCGCCAGCAACTCTGCTTCCCATTGCACTTTCAAGGCCGGGTCGGCCATGCCCCGTGAAGATTGTGTCGCCGCGGTGGTGGTAGCTGTTTGTGCGTCGAGTTTGGGCGGTGCCGTGGTCGCCGAGGAGGCCGGTTGTTCATCCTGCTTTTTCGGTGGTGCCTGGAATTGCGAACCTTCTTCGGGCGCGCTCTGGTAGGTGCCGTGGGCTGTGTCTTTAAGCGGGGATTTGGCCTGTTTGGCCGGGGACGGTTTGGTCGCTGGGGTGATTTTTTTCACCACCTCTTTGGGCGGTTGGGCAGACGGTGTGCTGATCTGTTTTTGCACCTGTTTGTCGGGTGCCACTTGCAGGTCTTCTTCGACCGCCTGAGCAACGGGCACGGCGGCCAGTTCGATCATCATCGCCGCCGGTGCCGCCTCGACCGAAGTGCTCGTCGAGGTGTGCAACAACCAGGCGGTGATGCCCGTGTACACGCTCAGGGTGATCAGTGTCGCCACGCTCCAGAGTGTCTTGCGTGATTGATTCAGATAGGTCATGGGCTCATCAATAGTAATCAACGTAAAACGGGATGCCGTTCAGGGCATCCCGTGTGTTAACGCGCCTCAGGTCAGAACTTGACCGTCAGCCCCGTACGCAGCGTGCGCCCCGGTGCAGGCATAAAGCTTTGCGCCAGCGGGTCGAGGTAATAGACGTTGGTCAGGTTTTGCACGCCGAAATCGATTTGGGTGCCCTTGTAGATTTCGTAGCTGGCGAACAGGTCGAAGATCGCCGATTTCTGGTAGTAGATCTGGTTGGTGGTGATGCCATCGTTCCACGGTTTGTTCAGTTTAGCGGTCGGCGCGCTGTTGTAGACCATGCGCCCGCCGAGTACCAAATGGTTGTCAAACCAGCGAGTGCCCACGGTGGTATTGATCGAATACTTGGGCGGATTTTGGGTGTTGGTGTACGACCCCGGGAAGCCACCGTCCACGCAGTTCGGCGTCGGCGTGCCGTCATCGCGCAGTTTCTGCGCCAGGTCCGGGGCACAGGTTTTGGCGTTCAGGTAGTAGGTGGCCGACACGTCAGTGAACACGCGACCCATGTCGTAGCTGGTCTGCAACTCGATACCCTTGACTGTGAAGCTGTCAACGTTTTGCAGATTGCCCGCAAAGATGTCGAGGTAGTCACGGGTGATGTAGTTTTCGATTTTGTTGTTGAAGTACGCCAGCTTGGCTGCGGCGGTATCGCCCTCAAGGAACAGATCGTTTTTCAGGGTGCTGGCACCCACTTCCCAATTTTTACTGTGCTCAGGCTTGAGGTTGGCCCCCGGCACGGCGGCGGTGAACAGGCCCAGCGTGGATTCGAACAGGCTCGGCATGCGCACGCCTTCGCTGTAATTGAGGTACACGAAGCTGGCGTCAGTGAGGTCGTACTTCACACCGAACGACGGCGTGAAAGCATGATCGCGACGTTCGATCGGCTTGGCATAGCTGTAGCTGGTGGCGTACTTCAGCATCTCGGGATCATCGGCCTCAACGCGGTCGTAGCCGGTGCTGCCGACGGTGCCTTTTTCATACGGTGTCGCGTTGAGCGAGTCTTGGGTGAAGTTGCCTTGCTGGTCCGGGCGCCAGTACACATAACCAATGCGGTCTTTGCCTTTGTACAGCCAGGTCCAGCGCACCGGGCGGGTGCCAAAGGTCGCAGGTGAGGCGAGTCGGTTGTGGTCCTTGCTGCTGAATTCGCTGTAGCGGCCGCCCACGGTAAAGGTCAGGGGCTTGATCGGTGCCCATTCCAGCGAACTCACCAGGCTGCCTTCCTGACGGTCGCCGCTGCGAATAAAGCGGTTTTGCTCCAGGTCAGATTGCAGCACCGGGGAATTGTCATCGGGGCGCAGTTTCTCTTTTTGGAAGGAGCCGCCGTAGTACCAGGCGAGCTTGCCGATTTGCGTATCGAAGCGCGAGGTGTTGCTCACGTCCACCCCCCAGCGATTGTCCTTGGTGCGATTGCGCAAGGCGTCCTGATAACCGTCCTCACCCAATTGATCTGGTTCGCCTTCATAGCCAAACAACGGGGTTACCGTGCTCAAACCGTTGAACGCTTCGCTCTGGGCCTTGGTGGTCCAGGCGTTAGCGCTGAAATCGATCAGCGGGTTATCTTCCGGCTTGAAGGTGTAGCGCGCGGTGTAAGCGTTGATCCGCATGCTGCCGGGCTGCCACTGCGGCACAGTGCCGGTCTTGTTGCGGATGATTCGCGACGGCATCACTTCACCGTATTCGCCATCGGTGTAACGGTAGGTCAACTCAAGGGCTTGATCGGGTGACGGTTTGATAATGGTCTTGAGCAACACCGATTCGGTGTCGGTAGAGGTATTGAGCACCTCGTTGCCCGCCTTGAATACCTTGGCCGGGCTATTGGCTTCTTCGGTGACGTAGATGTACTTCTTGGTGGCAGGATCGTAGCGGCGTACTTGCTGGTACACCTGGTATTTCTTGAAGCCCTTTTTACCGGCGTAGTAGTTGCCGCTTTCGCGTTGGGTGTAGGCACCGACAAAGTCAATCATCTCGCTGGTGCTGGCGAACGCCACGCTGCCCGAATGCGCCTGCGGGTCGAAAATGCTGTTGCTGCCACTGCGCGGCGTTGCGTTGTACGCGTGCGGGCGATCAACGCTGTTGCTGGAGATGTCACCTTTGAGGCGAACACCGTAGGTCTCGCCGTCTTTGAGGATGTCCTTGGGCTGCAAGGTTTTCATTTTGACCATGCCGCCGATGGCGCCTGCTGCATCGGCGCCAAGGCTTGGGCCTTTGTCGACCGTAATGTCGCTGATCAGGTCGGGGTCGATGTAGCTGCGCTGCTGCATGCCGCCGTAACCGCGATAAGCGTCAATGGCTTGCTGGCTGCCATCGATGGTCACCGGCACGCGGCTCTGGCCCTGAATACCACGGATGTTGACGTCCAGTGCACCGCCGTTGCGGGTGTCACCGGTTTGTACGCCAGGCACGCCTTTGAGAATGTCGGCGGGGGATGAACCCCGGAAGCGATTGATGGTTTCGCCAGAGATGTACACGCTGGAGCCCGCTTTGGTGTAGACCTGCGCGGCCGAGCCGGTCAAACGGCTGGTCTGGCCGCCTTTGATCGTCACGGCGCCGAGCATTTCGGACGCGTCCAGCCCGTCATCCAGGTCGGCGTCGAGGCCTGCACTGGCCGCGCCGCGCGGGCTGAGGATAAGACTGCGCTGGCTGTCGATTTTCCAATTGACGGGCGCATCGCCAAGCAACTGATGCAACGCTTGCTCATTACTGAAGTTACCGCGCAGCGCGGGTGCTTGCAGGCCGTCCACCAGCCCGGCAGCCAAGCCCAATTGCAGATTCGCTTGCCGTGCAAAAGCGCTCAGGGCGCTGGTCAGGGGTTGGGCCGGGATGTCGAAAAAGCGGGTAGCCTGATCACTCGGCAGCGCGTTGGGTTCTGCCGCTACCGCCGACGGCGGCTGAAAAATCGCGCTGTTGATCGCCACACACAGTACGGCCAGCGCCACCGGTACTTTGGAGTGCGCAACGTGTGATCGGTTACCCATGTGTCATCGCCTTATGTTTTTTGGTATTACGATTCATTCGCAATACAAGGAGCTACAAAGACGTACACCTGCGGTTTTTTTTTCAGCAATAACGAAAATAATTGTCATTTGGCGGTTTTTTGGTTGCCTATGACCGTCAGCAAAGGGGAGTACTGACGCACTTCACCGCCAATCGGCGCCACCAGGGCTTGCAGCGCGCGTTGGGTATCGCGCATGTCATACAGGCCTGTGACACGCTTGTTGGCCAGTGCCGGGTCATTGATCACTATCCAGCCGCGCTGGTAGTGGTCGAGTTGCTCGACCACCTGAGCCACGCTGGCATTTTCAAAGAACTGCGCGCCATTGATCCAGCCCGCGACTTCAGCCGGCATCACCCGCGATTGAGTGGCGTTGCCCGTTTTTCGGTCGATCCACAAACGCTGCCCGGCGCCGAGCCGATAGTGCTGGTTGACGCCCACGGTGCCTTCGCGCACTTCGACACTGAGCCCGGCATTGCGCTGCGCCACGTCGAAAGCCGTGCCCAGCACGCGGATAACCGCTTCTTCGCTGCGCACCTCAAACGGTTTTTGGGCGTCGTGTGCCACATCAAAAAAAACTTCACCCTGC
This window encodes:
- a CDS encoding TonB-dependent receptor; translation: MGNRSHVAHSKVPVALAVLCVAINSAIFQPPSAVAAEPNALPSDQATRFFDIPAQPLTSALSAFARQANLQLGLAAGLVDGLQAPALRGNFSNEQALHQLLGDAPVNWKIDSQRSLILSPRGAASAGLDADLDDGLDASEMLGAVTIKGGQTSRLTGSAAQVYTKAGSSVYISGETINRFRGSSPADILKGVPGVQTGDTRNGGALDVNIRGIQGQSRVPVTIDGSQQAIDAYRGYGGMQQRSYIDPDLISDITVDKGPSLGADAAGAIGGMVKMKTLQPKDILKDGETYGVRLKGDISSNSVDRPHAYNATPRSGSNSIFDPQAHSGSVAFASTSEMIDFVGAYTQRESGNYYAGKKGFKKYQVYQQVRRYDPATKKYIYVTEEANSPAKVFKAGNEVLNTSTDTESVLLKTIIKPSPDQALELTYRYTDGEYGEVMPSRIIRNKTGTVPQWQPGSMRINAYTARYTFKPEDNPLIDFSANAWTTKAQSEAFNGLSTVTPLFGYEGEPDQLGEDGYQDALRNRTKDNRWGVDVSNTSRFDTQIGKLAWYYGGSFQKEKLRPDDNSPVLQSDLEQNRFIRSGDRQEGSLVSSLEWAPIKPLTFTVGGRYSEFSSKDHNRLASPATFGTRPVRWTWLYKGKDRIGYVYWRPDQQGNFTQDSLNATPYEKGTVGSTGYDRVEADDPEMLKYATSYSYAKPIERRDHAFTPSFGVKYDLTDASFVYLNYSEGVRMPSLFESTLGLFTAAVPGANLKPEHSKNWEVGASTLKNDLFLEGDTAAAKLAYFNNKIENYITRDYLDIFAGNLQNVDSFTVKGIELQTSYDMGRVFTDVSATYYLNAKTCAPDLAQKLRDDGTPTPNCVDGGFPGSYTNTQNPPKYSINTTVGTRWFDNHLVLGGRMVYNSAPTAKLNKPWNDGITTNQIYYQKSAIFDLFASYEIYKGTQIDFGVQNLTNVYYLDPLAQSFMPAPGRTLRTGLTVKF
- a CDS encoding alpha/beta hydrolase, giving the protein MKATLLLHIMILFLLNGCQATSEVVSEGGVAEPNAGYGVNTGAVDNSEPGVIRPATDVAHGVVKVLFATNRKQLGSENCAEAYSGRRGSFGDTKYGYCMVSIPVGHEVGVIEERRWYQLKEDPDRHVMLLDGQTISKQEFDKLLDLGLVNKSDSTLLFVHGYNVSFADAAKRTAQMAYDLKFSGVPLFFSWPANGKVLSYAADEASIEWSEPAFYNFLVDHLSNPKIKKTFLIAHSMGNRAVLSSLARLKLEHPNLRYKLKEVVLAAPDVDAEQFVDIIIPKIADSKAPVTLYASNRDMALLTSKRLHFYERAGDVPVVIKVYGGVEFIDASAVKTDFLNHSYVSESKSVINDILDLFGGNRPANRSGLRVRETQVGQYWEIK
- a CDS encoding GNAT family N-acetyltransferase, with protein sequence MPIRKLTHDDLPCASNLCMDAFMQAVAPSLSAQGVETFAKVAAAQAFAERMEGNLILVCVEDGTITGLIELKEGRHVAMLFVAPGWQRNGIGMRLMRAAMEHTRGEVVTVKASLSSVAAYEKYGFVLSGDVGEFAGLVYQPMEKRLPLMS
- a CDS encoding MFS transporter; translation: MQTQDSNWGELLLGENAARSIALSGGIALYATNTYIATTILPSVVAEIGGLELYAWSTTLYVVASILGSALTSKLLQRTGPRLAYTIATLVFMVGVLICALAPSMPVMLAGRLIQGLGGGILLALCYSMIQLVFEERLWPRAMALVSGMWGVATLVGPAVGGVFAEMDAWRLAFGSMVPISLAYIVLTHRALPPRDTAPVTQSRLPVMQLVLLAAAVLAVCSGSVSSLPSWNLLGIAACAVLVFVLIRHESSATVRLLPKDAFKFSTPLCALYATTCLLVIGMSSEIFMPYFLQHLHGQSPLIAGYMTALMAAGWTVAEILSSGWAGRNTQRAILAGPLFILCGLVMLAITTPMASLGEWTHLAPICIGLFLVGFGIGLGWPHLLTRILQVASERDKDTAAASITTLQLFAMAMGAALAGVIANMAGINDATDSVGIANAAQWLFGLFALAPVLALVMARRATRL
- a CDS encoding GGDEF domain-containing protein; this encodes MALDPLTLLTLSIALAAAAAFYLAIEWRSVREPSLLCWSAGFATIAVGSTLALLRSSGLLLIGIWFANGLLVVAHWLFLLGVARFTQARLSRGWYLTFVIWPALLLIPNEPSWSRIMLLANSLLVAVLTLKASWLLRPHGKSLSVGAVQLRYVLLIHGLFYLAKALTAVIPGELIDLAAFRGEIIQISLVEGSMAIMLIALSMTGTERYRREKLIARLAARDPLTALYNRRALEMRAPPLLNGVSPTQPGALLLIDIDNFKLINDLFGHTAGDRLLVTLSEIIRAVLPKGALAARLGGDEFVILLSNASSESIEALGSALRDPFYLATSHTFATPQAVTLSIGAELFDRPPTSLSELIEQGDAALYASKRGGRNSLRLVDRTQGE
- a CDS encoding GNAT family N-acetyltransferase encodes the protein MDVINATAIETAEREYLRARVRNVGQIEGNPYGARIFANGAFPCFQVKAAPSPMFNRIHGDVSAEPQAMVDLLQQNAAYSVVTPLFGAVSSLEPFMSVAGRRLERLKGWTHMQLACAIEHATLGQHAFDIQEATPQSLLAFTEVHASGFHTKPAQRAASQASFGNLHTNDALKIYVIQEADKVVAGASLYLASNGVAYLGTAVTQKGMRGRGFHAALIAHRIAQAREQGAVTVAATALASSQSRRNLQRAGLHVSHAQSLYRLLEN
- a CDS encoding metalloregulator ArsR/SmtB family transcription factor, whose protein sequence is MENSPASPADRLLHLLKTRGPQLASDAGEFLGTTGEAARQQLVKLAAGGLVQAHSEARGVGRPTQVWHLTAAGHARFPDTHSELTVQLLQTVRETFGEDAIDRLIDVRERQTQALYEREMEGLVDLKARVERLAQLRTREGYMAQCSEQPDGALILVENHCPICAAATACQGFCRAELQVFEHVLRAKVERVEHIQLGARRCAYRIA
- a CDS encoding energy transducer TonB, producing the protein MTYLNQSRKTLWSVATLITLSVYTGITAWLLHTSTSTSVEAAPAAMMIELAAVPVAQAVEEDLQVAPDKQVQKQISTPSAQPPKEVVKKITPATKPSPAKQAKSPLKDTAHGTYQSAPEEGSQFQAPPKKQDEQPASSATTAPPKLDAQTATTTAATQSSRGMADPALKVQWEAELLAHLERFKRYPQNARDRGDRGVAYLRFEIDSNGKVLSASVIRSAGFSDLDNATLEMINRASPVPRPPEGSKLRFTVPVVFSK
- a CDS encoding GNAT family N-acetyltransferase, giving the protein MTQYAKIRSAVASDEAQIRICAEHAYTQYIAAIGRKPAPMLADFAAQIAAGQVHVCVDEHDDLQGFIVFFVVGQHMFLENVAVSTKGQGKGIGKALVQFCETQAQQLRLHSVLLYTNAKMTANLAIYPRLGYVEIDRRLEEGFDRVYFEKRFS
- a CDS encoding FecR family protein, producing MHNALLPRTVSAKSLEDAGQWLLDLQHQPERFEDFDRWLHSNDEHFEAWAQVNRAWEALAAQPASTEQHWPQAPSNVTPLRPHARLPWLAAACVSALAVCAALVLNPGWRADYSTSTAQTREVTLSDGSRLTLAPQSAVNVTFNDHLRQVTLVQGEVFFDVAHDAQKPFEVRSEEAVIRVLGTAFDVAQRNAGLSVEVREGTVGVNQHYRLGAGQRLWIDRKTGNATQSRVMPAEVAGWINGAQFFENASVAQVVEQLDHYQRGWIVINDPALANKRVTGLYDMRDTQRALQALVAPIGGEVRQYSPLLTVIGNQKTAK